TACCGCTAATTTTATAATTTAAAATTCGAGATTTGAAATTCTTTAGCGCTAATCCGATTGAACCGCCGATTAACCCTACTCCGATTATCGCAACTTTTTTTGCTCTCATAAAGACCTTCCGACCGCCGCCGAAACTCCTTTTAATTCTTTCATCATTTTAATAAATTGTTCCGGCAGGAGGCTTTGTGAACCATCGCAAAGCGCCTCCTGGGGTTTTGAATGGACTTCAACCATCAAGCCGTCCGCGCCGGCCGCAATAGCCGCTAAACACATTGAAGGAATATACGCTCTTACGCCAACCCCGTGGGACGGGTCAACAATCACCGGCAGGTGGCTGAGATGTTTTATTACAGGCACAGCATTTAAATCAAGGGTAAACCTGGTCGAAGTTTCATAGGTTCTTATGCCGCGCTCGCACAAAATCACATTATAATTTCCCTTCGACATTATGTATTCGGCGCTCATTAAAAGCTCTTCAACCGTAGCCGAAAAACCTCTTTTAAGCAGGACCGGTTTGTTGAAACTCCCAACTTCTTTAAGCAGATCGTAATTCTGCATATTTCTCGCGCCTATCTGCAGGACATCCGCATAACTGCCTATAAGCTCCAGCAAATCCGGGCTCATTATTTCCGTTACTATCGGCAAACCGGTAATTTTTTTCGCTTCTGCAAGGTATTTCAGCCCCTCTTCTCCAAGGCCCTGAAAAGAATAGGGGCTTGTTCTCGGTTTAAAAGCTCCGCCCCTTAAACAGCCGGCGCCTGAATTTTTGACGCGTTTCGCAACATCAATCATTCTCTCCCTGGACTCAACTGAACAGGGCCCGGCAATAACAGTTATCTTTTTCCCGCCGATTGATACCTTGTTATCTATCTTTACTACGGAGTTTTCTTTTTTAAATTCCCTGCTGCAAAGCTTATAAGGCTTTGAAATAGGGGTAACTGCCTCAACAGCCGCGAGTGTTTCAAATAAGGCCCTTGTAGTAATGGCTTTTTCA
This genomic stretch from Elusimicrobiota bacterium harbors:
- the aroF gene encoding 3-deoxy-7-phosphoheptulonate synthase — protein: MILTLKAHAADKDIKLVVNKIKELGFQAHISKGAVKTVIGVVGEKAITTRALFETLAAVEAVTPISKPYKLCSREFKKENSVVKIDNKVSIGGKKITVIAGPCSVESRERMIDVAKRVKNSGAGCLRGGAFKPRTSPYSFQGLGEEGLKYLAEAKKITGLPIVTEIMSPDLLELIGSYADVLQIGARNMQNYDLLKEVGSFNKPVLLKRGFSATVEELLMSAEYIMSKGNYNVILCERGIRTYETSTRFTLDLNAVPVIKHLSHLPVIVDPSHGVGVRAYIPSMCLAAIAAGADGLMVEVHSKPQEALCDGSQSLLPEQFIKMMKELKGVSAAVGRSL